The proteins below are encoded in one region of Rhizobium sp. 9140:
- a CDS encoding TadE/TadG family type IV pilus assembly protein codes for MAGFYSAVDIIPFLMVIFASIETFVAFTGEQILANATQTMARKIRTGLLPATMNQTQFRTAFCNELTAMLSCSASEAGTPAKLLIDVRSYARFSDIPIAIPRKGTDLDVTGFAYAPGGPGSINLIRAYYRWTVVTDLVRPYITGLRPAGSSMPNDYLMATTAAFVNEKF; via the coding sequence GTGGCAGGATTTTACTCCGCCGTTGACATCATTCCCTTCCTGATGGTCATTTTCGCTTCGATCGAGACCTTCGTCGCGTTTACCGGCGAACAGATCCTCGCCAACGCCACCCAGACCATGGCCCGCAAGATCCGCACCGGCCTGCTGCCGGCGACGATGAACCAGACCCAGTTCCGCACCGCCTTCTGCAACGAGCTGACGGCCATGCTGAGCTGTTCTGCCAGCGAAGCGGGAACGCCTGCCAAGCTGCTGATCGACGTTCGCAGCTATGCGCGCTTCAGCGATATTCCGATCGCCATTCCGCGCAAGGGCACCGACCTCGACGTTACCGGCTTCGCCTACGCGCCTGGCGGTCCCGGATCGATCAACCTGATCCGGGCTTATTATCGCTGGACCGTCGTGACGGATCTCGTGCGCCCCTACATCACCGGCCTGCGCCCGGCCGGCAGTTCCATGCCGAACGATTATCTGATGGCGACGACGGCCGCCTTCGTGAACGAGAAATTCTGA
- the istB gene encoding IS21-like element helper ATPase IstB, with translation MNTQAPEILLTHYLKTLKLPSFQREYQKLARLCATEGVDHVGYLTRLAEREMIERDRRKVERRIKAARFPVVKSLDSFDFAAIPKLNRMQVLELARCEWIERRENVIALGPSGTGKTHVALGLGLAACQKGLSVGFTTAAALVSEMMEARDERRLIRFQKQMAAYQLLIIDELGFVPLSKTGAELLFELISQRYERGATLITSNLPFDEWTETLGSERLTGALLDRITHHVSILEMNGDSYRLAQSRARKAG, from the coding sequence ATGAACACCCAAGCACCCGAGATCCTTCTCACCCATTATCTCAAAACCCTGAAGCTGCCGAGTTTCCAGCGCGAGTACCAGAAGCTGGCCCGGCTGTGCGCCACCGAAGGCGTCGATCATGTCGGATACCTCACCCGGCTTGCCGAGCGGGAGATGATCGAACGGGACCGTCGCAAGGTCGAGCGTCGCATCAAGGCGGCCAGGTTCCCGGTCGTCAAAAGCCTCGACAGTTTCGACTTCGCCGCCATCCCAAAGCTGAACAGGATGCAGGTGCTGGAACTGGCGCGCTGCGAATGGATCGAGCGCAGGGAGAACGTTATCGCTCTCGGCCCCAGCGGCACGGGCAAGACCCATGTGGCGCTCGGCCTCGGCCTGGCCGCCTGCCAGAAGGGCCTGTCCGTTGGGTTCACGACAGCGGCCGCACTGGTCAGCGAGATGATGGAGGCGCGCGACGAGCGGCGTCTCATCCGGTTCCAGAAGCAGATGGCCGCCTACCAGCTGTTGATCATCGATGAACTGGGCTTCGTGCCGCTGTCAAAGACCGGCGCGGAATTGCTGTTCGAGCTGATCTCGCAACGATACGAGCGAGGCGCGACCCTGATCACCAGCAACCTTCCTTTTGACGAATGGACGGAAACCTTGGGGTCCGAGCGCCTGACCGGCGCTTTGCTCGACCGCATCACCCATCACGTCAGCATCCTCGAGATGAACGGCGACAGCTATCGTCTCGCCCAAAGCCGCGCCCGAAAGGCCGGCTGA